From a single Equus asinus isolate D_3611 breed Donkey chromosome 2, EquAss-T2T_v2, whole genome shotgun sequence genomic region:
- the CYP1A2 gene encoding cytochrome P450 1A2 yields MMLSQLSPFSATELLLASIIFCLVFWVVRAWQPQIPKGLKSPPGPWGWPFLGHVLTLGKNPHLALSRLSQRYGDVMQIRIGSTPVLVLSGLDTIRQALVRQGDDFKGRPDLYSFTLITNGQSMTFNPDSGPVWAARRRLAQNALNTFSIASDPASMSSCYLEEHVSKEAEALLSRLQKLMSVAGRFDPYSQVVASVANVIGTMCFGQHFPHSSEEMISLVRSNHEFAQTASSGNPVDFFPILRYLPNPPLQRFKFFNQRFLRFLQKIIQEHYRDFDKSSIQDITGALFKHRENSSRASGVVIPQEKIINIINDIFGAGFDTVTTAITWSLTYLVTNPKIQRKIQEELDTVVGRARQPRLSDRPQLPYMEAFILETFRHSSFVPFTIPHSTVRDTTLNGFYIPKERCVFINQWQVNHDEELWENPFEFRPERFLSADGTTINKTLSEKVMLFGMGKRRCIGEVLAKWEVFLFLAILLQRLEFSVPPGVKLDLTPIYGLTMKHASCEHVQARLRFSIK; encoded by the exons ATGATGTTGTCCCAGCTCAGCCCCTTCTCGGCCACAGAGCTTCTCCTGGCCTCCATTATCTTCTGTCTGGTATTCTGGGTGGTCAGAGCTTGGCAGCCCCAGATCCCCAAAGGCCTGAAGAGTCCaccagggccctggggctggcccttcttgGGGCATGTGCTGACCCTAGGGAAGAACCCACATCTGGCTCTGTCGAGGCTGAGCCAGCGTTATGGGGATGTGATGCAGATCCGCATTGGCAGCACACCTGTGCTGGTACTCAGCGGCCTGGACACCATCCGGCAGGCCCTGGTGCGGCAGGGCGATGATTTCAAGGGCCGGCCTGACCTCTACAGCTTCACTCTGATCACTAACGGCCAGAGCATGACCTTCAACCCAGACTCTGGACCAGTGTGGGCTGCCCGCCGGCGCCTGGCCCAGAACGCCCTCAACACCTTCTCCATCGCCTCAGACCCAGCTTCCATGTCCTCATGCTACTTGGAGGAGCATGTGAGCAAGGAGGCCGAGGCCCTCCTCAGCAGGTTGCAGAAGCTGATGTCAGTGGCTGGGCGCTTCGACCCCTACAGCCAAGTGGTAGCGTCCGTGGCCAATGTCATTGGTACCATGTGCTTCGGGCAGCACTTCCCCCACAGCAGCGAGGAAATGATCAGCCTTGTGAGAAGCAACCATGAGTTCGCGCAGACTGCCTCCTCCGGGAACCCCGTAGACTTCTTCCCCATTCTCCGATACCTGCCCAACCCTCCCCTGCAGAGGTTCAAGTTCTTCAACCAGAGGTTCCTGCGGTTCCTGCAGAAAATAATCCAGGAGCACTATCGGGACTTTGACAAG AGCAGCATCCAGGACATCACAGGCGCCCTGTTCAAGCACAGAGAGAACAGCTCCAGAGCCAGTGGTGTTGTCATCCCCCAGGAAAAGATTATCAACATTATCAACGACATCTTTGGCGCCG GATTTGACACAGTCACAACAGCTATCACCTGGAGCCTTACGTACCTTGTGACAAATCCTAAGATACAGAGGAAGATCCAGGAGGAGCTGG ACACAGTGGTTGGCAGGGCGCGGCAGCCCCGACTCTCCGACAGACCCCAGCTGCCCTATATGGAGGCCTTCATCCTGGAGACCTTCCGACACTCCTCCTTCGTCCCCTTCACCATCCCCCACAG caCAGTAAGGGACACGACACTGAACGGCTTCTACATCCCCAAGGAACGCTGTGTCTTCATAAACCAGTGGCAGGTCAACCATGACGA GGAGTTGTGGGAGAACCCGTTTGAGTTCCGGCCAGAGCGATTCCTCAGTGCTGATGGCACCACCATCAACAAGACCTTGAGTGAGAAGGTGATGCTCTTTGGCATGGGCAAGCGCCGGTGCATAGGAGAAGTCCTGGCCAAGTGGGAGGTCTTCCTCTTCCTGGCCATCTTGCTGCAACGGCTGGAGTTCAGTGTGCCACCAGGCGTAAAATTGGACCTAACCCCCATCTACGGGCTGACCATGAAGCATGCCAGCTGTGAACATGTCCAGGCACGGCTACGGTTTTCCATCAAGTGA